Sequence from the Mixophyes fleayi isolate aMixFle1 chromosome 4, aMixFle1.hap1, whole genome shotgun sequence genome:
GGAAGTTCAGTAACATCGGCCGTAGACCAAGGCTCTAAATTTTCCCAATCTCAGGATATGTTAATAGgatatactgcatttattttgtctgccttgtatgtccctgttctcCCCACTGTCCAGCGCCTTCTAAATCAAATATACAAACAGACAAGCATTAGACCAGTTGCAACCATGCAAAAACACAAGCTGCCCCACTCCTCTGAAAAACTGCATGGCCAGATTGCCAGAAGGCGCAGTGACTGCACTAGACCACAAGGTAACGATTTATTCACATACACAGAACGTGGACACAGCCTCACATCTAACGTAACGGACGTCAGGGTTCCAGAAGCTGCCAGTGCAGAGTCTCACCTGCCAGGTACTCATCCTCTGGGACGGATGAGGCCTGAGCCGCTGCTGCCGGGGTGCTGTGACCATGAGGAGGGATCCTCGGAGCGTTAGATGTTCCTGGAAAGAAGGAGAAAACATTACAACTGAACAGACAATTCCAGCACACAAAAGTTACAAATTATACTACACAGAGGACGAAACATCGCCGGAGAGACAGGATTTGGATCACCGCCCTCACCGTGACGGCACCAGTCCCCTCCTCTTACCTCCTTGTCCTAGTTCTAGGCCCTGTTTCTTCTCCATCTGCTCACGGAATCGCTGCTGCATCTGCTTTTGTCGCAGTTTCCGCAGATACGTGGCATCAATCTCCAATGCTCCTGATTGGAACCCGgagctggggggagaggggcggGGACGGGGGTGGGCACAAAAAGACAGGAGTGTATCAAGAGACGTTTATTTCAGTAATTTTTCAAATGTTCTTATGTTGTGGCTCCTGTGCCCACAGTCTGGTCATTATTTGTTTTCCTGGGACACAGCGGTTTTAACATTAAACATATTGTACAAAAATATAGTTGTGAAAAATGCCGACAATAGGGCGCATCTTAGCTAcatctaaaccaggcctgtccaacctgcggccctccaggtgttgtgaaactacaagccccagcatgctttgccagtagacaaccagttgatagctggaagggcatgctgggacttgtagtttcacaaacatctggggGGCCGCAGGTTAGACGGGCCGGATCTAAACTAAACTACATCACATCTTTTTATTCCATATTTTCATCTTGtaattgttttgtcttttttatatCCCACAGCTGATAATTAAACCATACGCAGATTATCGTTTTCGATACATTGAGAGTTTAATACATAAACGTATGAATGATGTTTAGATGCAAATACTTTCCAGGTCGGACCCTTCATGCTGCTGACAAGTGAGATGTTACAGTACTCAGAATGCAGCAGCTTTATAAAATTTATTTCCAAattatattaatcaattaatgtgtGCAGATCACAGTTAGGATATTACTACTATTACTCCTATATTCATGTACTGGTTTTGTAGGAGACACGTTGCTTTGgaatatctatataatatatatatattaatgtagccCCCTCTATATGTGACTCAAGTAGACGTGATTGGCTCGGATAGATTGCTCATTTCTTACCAACAATAAGGTTGTTCACCCCATCTGTGTGTTTCCCATCTAGTATGTTCTTGATCACTGTTTCCTGTGTGTTTGATGACAGTTACATAGATTTACATTACTGGGGGGTTATTACCAGTGTCTGCATACCTTGTACTGCTGTGGTTGGGTTCTGGGTTAGTCTTCGTATTGTGCTGTTTGGAAGGAGACTGGTCACTGTACCCCAGCTGATGCTGTTCAGCTGGCACTAGATGTGGACTCTCCGCGGCCTTCTGATCCTTCAGAAAGCTATTATACCGCGCCTTTTCCAGTGCAGCATCAAAATCTTGGCGCTTCGTATGTGCCGCGTCCAGATCCCCCTGAGGCTGGAGGGGGAGACAGAGCTCTTGTTACAAGAAAGCAGGAGACAGTATAAAATTCTTAGAAATAGAACTAACCATTATAGTTGTGAGGGGACCCTAATTTCTGAGTGTTTGTAAGCACCTCAGCAAGACTCGCTGTGGATGCCTTACAAGCACCTGTGTGTATGAAGTCTTAGGGATAAATCACACCCCTAATGGTAACTACTAGCTTGGTCTTCatctaatcattaatataaaataaaaaaaataaaaaaggtccaCTAAATAGTGGTTTGGACTGTAAAGTTCAGGATTCTTCTAAAAAACTCTACCATAAAAAGACCCAAACATGAGTCTCTTCACTGTGAGGGCTGGAGGATACGTTCACAGGATGGAGACAGAGAAACCAAAAACTTTTATAAAACCTTATAACAGCAGCataaaggttttatttttttgactAAGGCTCATGCTGCTGTAACAGAGACCCACGGAGAAAAGCAAAAATCGAGGGAAGGTTCTTATACTTACACTGCATTGTTCATAGAACATACCTGGAGGGCAACACCTGGTCAGCTTTATCTGGAGCCAGATCAAACCCCAAAGACTGACTATCCAATACTGAGGGATATAACTGTTCATGCTGTCAGCACAACGGTGGACCACAGTTTGCAGAGCAAGGCtccactaatgtttttttttttttaaacttcagtGTTTGGTGCTTATAACTACAGAGCAGAGTCCTGTTCACATGGTAACGTGTCCCCAAACAGGGTAGCGCTTTGTGTTGAATCATACCACCCACTAAATCAGTGCTCTCTTCAGCTCTGGTCTGTGTATTATTAGCCATCCAAACTTTATTCTGGATTATGCTTGTTAAAAAACAATCACTCATTGTAGAGTTTAAGTTCATTTGTGGTCATTTTGTGGACTATTACTGGACTCAGGGTTTCATCAATACCAAGAAACTACTGTGCTGAAGAGCCCATTATTTGGTTGTCTTTGGGGGAGTGGGTTGGACTCACAGTGACAATACGCCCTCTACTGGAGGATTTTGCACTGCAGGTCAAGTGACAATGACTCTAATGACACCAAGAGGACAAATTTGAGAGTGCACCTGCATCCAATGGAAAGCAGCTTATTTGTTGATCTTCACTCACCAGTTTTGGCAGCTTGTTCACAGCCCGGAGATAATCTTTGTCCATAATACAATTCCCAAGAGAGTTCCCAAAACACCTGAGGGTAGAAGGAAACCCTTCACAAATGCTGCAGTGTACACTACTGTCATCTTTATTCCTCCAACTGCTCCTCCTCAGTTTACAATTAGCCCAGCAAAGGTTACTGAATTATACATAAAGTCCACAAACATTACTAAAAAAAGGACTTTAAATCTGTGACTTTTCAAACTAAATATTCGACTTTAAAATGACGCAGGAGCGCTAAAAAATTATGCTTCTTAAGTGGTAGTCCAGCTATTTGTGTTGCTCTCTCCGGGATCTCATCTGTCATAGGATTATATAAAGGTAGCAGAGAGAGGTCTCTCTCTAACATAAGTCAGGTGTCTCTCTTACTTGAGCGCTCTCTTTAGCCCATCCGTGACGGCCTCTTTTCGAGCTTTCTCTAAGGACAGAGCTTTAGATTTCAGCCCCTCACTGACACCGTAACCAACATCCTCGTGGTAAGAGCCATCCTAGCCGGAGAGGAGAATAATTTGAGGATGTTACAAGCAGTTACAAGATAACAACTTGATTGAATATCATCTGCACTCAAAAATCATTATTGTAAGGGAAGTGCACCATAGAGCAGTCTTTCCACTTCCTGGCAGACCGTAAGATGCATCACATTACATTGTTGCtatgaataatttaattttacaattaAAAGGGCAAATTAAACACATATATTATGTTGCAGTATTTAATAGAGCTATGAATAACATTCACACACGTATATATACAGGTAGCCTTATATCTCTACAGTGTcattgggggaccctgctccgtCTACTATATCACTCTGCCGTTCCCCTCCTCACACTATGGTACTGCTCCATTATATGCACACGAATAGGCAGATCACGTTCTTTGTGTATTCATATAAAGTATTTACATTTCCTTGCACCTATTGCCCTGTAACAGACAGCCGAGATCGAGCACAGGAATATACAAGTCTTCTGCATTAATGGAATGTACAGTAACTCCAACATCATCAGTTCTGTATCAGCTGAGTCCCAGAACAAATATACTGAATATTTCTGGACGTTATTGGTAGTTCTGTTATATAAGATAAGACTGTGCTGATGTTTAGAAGAGCATCGCGCTGAATTGAATCATCCCAGAAAGTTTTAAAGCCACAACAACACTACAGGAGGGCAGACATTTTATTTGTGTTAAGACCAATTTAATTTGTGGTTAAAGCAGGAGTTATATTTACCACTTCCTATTTTGATCTATATTGCTTAAGGTTCAttataaaacaacaacatttgtAATAAGGAAAATGCCAAATAATCAAAtgattaaatataataaactgtGCAGTCTGATTTTATTTGcagaatatatagaaatattgaaAAGATAACATGTAAAGACATGCAATGAGAAATAtaagaacaagaaaaaaacaaataagttaTAAGACCAGGCTCGATATGACAGTAATATTTAACATGCACATAACAAGAAACAGCAGCCCTACCAATAAAGGCTGCTCCATCAGTGTAGAGCTAACAGAGCCATGGGCTACACGCTTGGTTTGATAATGGTCTTTGCTGTACTAATGATAAAAAAGACTTTACCTTCAGCTGGACCTTGACGAACGCACACACCCCAACATAGAATTTTCCGTTGCTCAGATCTACGAAATCTGCCAGAAGAGAAACAGTTTAATAGACACGTAGTTGGGGATCTTTTCATTCCTTCCTTGTATAGAGAAATGGACACTCACCCACGTTCTGCTGCGTTATGGAGTGAGACCAGCCATTGTACCCAAACATCTCATTAGCCAAGCTGATTACCCTGTGCCCTTCAATGTAACACACCTGAGAGGGGAGATAAACGCACATAGGTAAAACATTCCATTAGTGGCAGTTTAAACCGCACAATTTAATAAACTCGGTTTAATTGGTAGTGTCAGGTTATAATGCAGCAATTGCTCAGAAAATCCACTAATAAAATCAAGAACTAAACACAAACTTCACAGaagttttgtgttttgttcttGTACAAACCCTCTTGCACAAAGTTCTTGTACCAATGTCTGAACATACTATGTTTAAATCAGCCACTAATGAAATCAATATGTGAAATTAAAACTggtgtcacattttttttctAAGCATGCAAACTTATTTAGTTTATCAATGGTAAATGCTGTTACTCGATTGCGTATGAGTACTTTAGCTGTAAAACCACTAACATGTTCAGGGGCCGGCcttagctgtgcattgagcagaCACAAGGTGTCCATACAAAAAGGTTGTCAAAGTGGTCACTAAAAGAAACTCCACCAGACTGGGTTAGACTCATCACCTACCTTTTGTCCTCCGCCTGCCTGTCTGCTGCTGATGTATTCCGGTCCGAGCTTCTGACGCAGGGCATTCTGTACAGCCTGATATTCCTCCGCTGTGTACTTGTGCTGCAGGTGAAACACAGAATATCATTAGTCAACAAGTAAATAGAAAATTAATCAGCAGACAGAAGAAAATATACAGCACAGAAACCACTGCAATTTACTAGGGGGGGGgcgtttatttgttttttaaataaagacttCTAGTTAATTTTACCCACAGCCCAGACCAGAACTGTGGAGCAGTTGAGGGGCACACAATTACTGCAATCAAATTATTCATGAGAAATGTTAATTGGTTGCTTCTGTCATACATATCCAATTACAAGCAACCAGGTAATGTACTGTCAAGGTGTTCACTGTGCATTGCGGAAACACGCTGCAAAAGCTCAGAGAATTAAGTGTCACTGCCTCATATCCAAAGACCGCCGCACAATCACAGCGAGTGCACATATGTACAGAGGGTTTTATTAACCGGAATTTTTGCAAGTAGAGCTGATTAATTTACAAAGACCATTTTGCTTTCATAGCAAGTGCCCCTGCTTATAGAGGGTGTCAATGAGCCCCAATATTCCTAaactggacacacacacactgagatatTGTGAGGTGTGGACCTAAAACCAGCAAAATGCCAGATAACAATGTGTTCTAAATTGGTCAGATTACTATTATGCATGTTGGAACAATGACCGCTTTCAGCATCGTTATTTTCCCGAACACATTAATAGGCATCTATGTGATCCAGCTACTCAGTCCAAGGAACTGAAAAGTGATGCTGTCAATCAAACCAAGGGGCAGGGTCAGTCCTTGTGTCGTCAGCTTTATTCTAATCAACACTGATACTATATCATAACAGCTGGCAgtctgctccaacctccatatATGCCAGCATAGATACAGAAAACCTGCGTCTGCTGAAATTAGTCAGTGAATTACAGAATATTCCCATGCGGTGACCTCCACTTACCTGTCCAAAAGATCCATGTTCGCTTCCACTTGATCCCACCTGCCCCACTttggtcctctctcctcctccacctccctgACCCACGTACATGGTCTCCTAAATCCACCACTGAAAgagagccaatcagaagctagTGCGACTGATCAGATTCATGCCTAGTAAAACAATGTCTTCTTGCAAATACCTGCATCACAAATCTATGACTCTGTATGGAATAATGAGTGCATTGATTATGTTTAGACACCTCTTAAAAACAGGAACAATTTCTGTCCCATTTGCCTCTAAACTACCATCCTTATAACTGGCAGCTACAGGATAATCAGGACTTAATGTACCAATATACAAGTAAAGGAAGACATTTCTTTTGTACACAAATTGATTATTCAGGAAGCTAAATTAGTGAAAAgagggatttttgtacttgcgttaaatctctttctccgagtccatctgggggacacggcTACCGTGGGGTTGTCTGAGGGCGTTTGGAGTTGACACTTAAATAGTTAATAACTTGCTGCtgcctcctcccctctgcaaccccatagaCCTCAGTAACACTAAAGTCCCAAGACAAAAAAGGGCACAAATCTAATCAAACAgtagaacagcaaaagggagggaacgcagtgtcccccagatggactcggagaaagagatttaacgcaagtacaaaaatcctcttttctccatcatccactctgggggacactgctaccatggggaccttctaaagtagccccctaagggagggaatgaTCTGGTCTACCAGCCCGCAAAACACTTTGGCCAAAACTGGCGTCCGAAGATGCAGAAATGTTATACTGGTAAAAAGGTATACTGGTTATACTGGTAAAAGGTATACTGGTATACCTGGTGTAAAGGTATGAACAGAGAACCAGGTAGCCGCCCTACACAGCTGATCCGCAGAAGCCCCAAGACGAGCAGCCCAGGATGCCCCCACCACACGGGTAGAGTGCGCCGTGAGAACCCGATTTACAGCCCGATTCATACTCACATAGGCATGCTTAAATCACAGACCTAATCCAACGAGCAATAGTTTGCTTGGTGGCTGGCACAAAAAGCGAGTCAGTCCTCCGACAAGCAGAAGTCTTTTCCACATAAACCTTCAAGGTTCTGACACGTAAAGACTCACAAAAGAAAAAGGCAGCCAAGAAGAAGGCACCCCTTCCCGAAAGGCCGAAACCACTATACCCTATTTATATGGAAACCTGAAACCATCTTTGGCTAAAAGGAAGGTACACGGTCCTGAGGACCGCTCTATCCTCATGAAATACCAAATAAGGAACTCTACAGGACAAGGCCCCTAGTTCTGAAACTCTACTTGCAGAGGCAATGGCCAACAGAAATACCACCTTCCACGTCAAAAATTTGCCGACTCCAGAGGTTCAAATGGAGGCCGCTGAAGGACATCAAGGACCGGTTCAAATCCCACGGAGCCAACGAAGGAACATgggggaggctgaatatgcaccACTCCCTGAAAAAAAGTCAAAACATCTGGCAGGGAAGCCAATCGGCGTTGGAAGAAAATAGAAAGCGCCGAgacctgaacttttagggaactCAACCTAAGACCCATCTCTAATCCATCTTGCAGAAAAGCTAGAAAGTGAGCTAAGGTGAAATATGCAGGATTATGACACTTTCTCTCACACCACTGTACATAAATTTTACACACCCTGTGGTAGATTTTGGCTGACACCGGCTTCCGAGCACTCATCCACTACCACTATCCACTACCCTAGGGGAGAAACCTCTGGATCTCCAGAGGCTGGCCTCAATAGCTACGCCATTAAAGCCAGCCGAGGGAAGTCCGGATGATGAAAAGGTCCTTGACTGAGCAGATCGGGTCTGGGAGGAAGGGACCAACCTCGGCCTTAGTAAGATGTTTGCGAACTAAACTCGTCTGGGCCAATTTGGCGCCACTAGAATAACTGGATGACATCCCATCCTTACTCGCCGAAAGACTATCGGAATTGGAGGAAAAAGATATTCTAACCAGAAATCCCACTTCATTGACATCACATCCACCGAAGACGCCAGAGGATCTCTGGTACTTGCGCAAAATTTCAGTACGTGATGGTTGTACCTGGCCGCCATCAAATCCAGATCTGGACCAGCTGTTGAAAAACTTGCGGGTGCAGAGACCATTCTCCCAAGACAGGATCTGATCCGCCACCTGCATCGCTCATGCGCTTTTTGTTCCTCCATGACGATTTACATACGCTACCGCTTTGGCATTGTCCGACTGTAGACGGACCAGC
This genomic interval carries:
- the RAD52 gene encoding DNA repair protein RAD52 homolog isoform X3 → MYVGQGGGGGERTKVGQVGSSGSEHGSFGQHKYTAEEYQAVQNALRQKLGPEYISSRQAGGGQKVCYIEGHRVISLANEMFGYNGWSHSITQQNVDFVDLSNGKFYVGVCAFVKVQLKDGSYHEDVGYGVSEGLKSKALSLEKARKEAVTDGLKRALKCFGNSLGNCIMDKDYLRAVNKLPKLPQGDLDAAHTKRQDFDAALEKARYNSFLKDQKAAESPHLVPAEQHQLGYSDQSPSKQHNTKTNPEPNHSSTSSGFQSGALEIDATYLRKLRQKQMQQRFREQMEKKQGLELGQGGTSNAPRIPPHGHSTPAAAAQASSVPEDEYLAEGAGQWGEQGHTRQTK
- the RAD52 gene encoding DNA repair protein RAD52 homolog isoform X2, whose amino-acid sequence is MYVGQGGGGGERTKVGQVGSSGSEHGSFGQHKYTAEEYQAVQNALRQKLGPEYISSRQAGGGQKVCYIEGHRVISLANEMFGYNGWSHSITQQNVDFVDLSNGKFYVGVCAFVKVQLKDGSYHEDVGYGVSEGLKSKALSLEKARKEAVTDGLKRALKCFGNSLGNCIMDKDYLRAVNKLPKLPQGDLDAAHTKRQDFDAALEKARYNSFLKDQKAAESPHLVPAEQHQLGYSDQSPSKQHNTKTNPEPNHSSTSSGFQSGALEIDATYLRKLRQKQMQQRFREQMEKKQGLELGQGGTSNAPRIPPHGHSTPAAAAQASSVPEDEYLADDPDLWDIPLDTLVVDSFSNGSIQSASTSLPTPVTPLGQHQMMTRSKTPQRPTNQRQPVRPVSWNPAGQQKTEALIGRYRMLS
- the RAD52 gene encoding DNA repair protein RAD52 homolog isoform X1, translated to MYVGQGGGGGERTKVGQVGSSGSEHGSFGQHKYTAEEYQAVQNALRQKLGPEYISSRQAGGGQKVCYIEGHRVISLANEMFGYNGWSHSITQQNVDFVDLSNGKFYVGVCAFVKVQLKDGSYHEDVGYGVSEGLKSKALSLEKARKEAVTDGLKRALKCFGNSLGNCIMDKDYLRAVNKLPKLPQGDLDAAHTKRQDFDAALEKARYNSFLKDQKAAESPHLVPAEQHQLGYSDQSPSKQHNTKTNPEPNHSSTSSGFQSGALEIDATYLRKLRQKQMQQRFREQMEKKQGLELGQGGTSNAPRIPPHGHSTPAAAAQASSVPEDEYLADDPDLWDIPLDTLVVDSFSNGSIQSASTSLPTPVTPLGQHQMMTRSKTPQRPTNQRQPVRPVSWNPAGQQKTDRSPYRQIPDVVMKKRRLDPS